The following proteins are co-located in the Vigna angularis cultivar LongXiaoDou No.4 chromosome 2, ASM1680809v1, whole genome shotgun sequence genome:
- the LOC108329520 gene encoding vacuolar-sorting receptor 1: MGTKLNLLLCVWGLLLGCTVGRFVVEKNSLRVTAPSSLKGTYECAIGNFGVPMYGGTLVGSVLYPKVNQKGCLNFTDVNFQSKPGGFPTFLLVDRGDCYFTLKAWNAQNGGAAAILVADDKAETLITMDTPEEGKGTDDDYVENISIPSVLISKSLGDSIKKALSDGEMVNMNLDWREALPHPDDRVEYELWTNSNDECGQKCDSLINFLKDFKGVAQLLERKGFTQFTPRYITWFCPEAFLLSKQCKSQCINNGRYCAPDPEQDFSSGYDGKDVVVQNLRQACFYKVANESGKPWQWWDYVTDFSIRCPMKEKKYTEECSDQVIKSLGADLKKIKDCIGDPHADVENPVLKAEQEAQIGKGTRGDVTILPTLVINNRQYRGKLSRPAVLKAICAGFLETTEPSVCLTPEMETDECLVNNGGCWKEKSSNITACRDTFRGRVCECPVVQNVKFVGDGYTHCEASGTLSCDFNNGGCWKGSQGGRAYTACLDDYRKGCTCPPGFKGDGVQSCEDIDECQEKTACQCPGCKCKNTWGSYECKCGSGLFYSRENDTCLGAYSATGVSIWMIILIVVVAVSGGYAFYKYRIQRYMDSEIRAIMAQYMPLDNQPEESNQVHHNI, encoded by the exons atgggcACAAAACTGAATCTTTTGTTGTGTGTTTGGGGTTTGTTATTGGGGTGTACTGTGGGCAGGTTTGTGGTGGAGAAGAACAGTTTGAGAGTGACTGCTCCCTCATCGTTGAAGGGGACATATGAATGTGCAATTGGAAATTTTGGGGTCCCCATGTATGGAGGAACATTGGTCGGCTCTGTGCTATACCCAAAGGTGAATCAGAAGGGGTGCCTCAACTTCACTGATGTCAATTTTCAGTCCAAGCCAGGAGGGTTCCCCACCTTTCTACTTGTGGATCGTGGAG ATTGCTACTTCACTTTGAAGGCATGGAATGCACAGAATGGTGGAGCAGCAGCTATTCTTGTGGCTGATGACAAGGCAGAAACATTGATCACTATGGACACTCCTGAAGAAGGGAAAGGTACAGATGATGATTACGTGGAAAATATTAGTATTCCTTCTGTTCTTATCAGCAAATCCTTGGGGGATAGCATAAAAAAAGCTCTCTCTGATGGGGAAATGGTTAACATGAATCTTGATTGGAGAGAGGCTCTTCCACATCCTGATGATAGAGTTGAgtatgagttatggacaaaTAGCAACGACGAGTGTGGACAAAAGTGTGACAGTCTAATTAATTTTCTGAAGGACTTTAAAGGGGTTGCTCAGCTGCTTGAGCGGAAAGGGTTCACTCAGTTTACCCCTCGCTATATAACTTGGTTTTGTCCTGAAGCATTTCTCTTGAGCAAACAGTGCAAGTCTCAATGCATAAACAATGGAAGGTACTGTGCTCCAGATCCCGAGCAAGATTTCAGTAGTGGGTATGATGGCAAAGATGTTGTTGTTCAAAACTTACGCCAAGCTTGTTTCTATAAAGTGGCAAATGAAAGTGGAAAGCCTTGGCAGTGGTGGGACTATGTTACCGACTTTTCAATTCGTTGCCCCATGAAAGAGAAGAAGTACACAGAAGAATGCTCAGATCAAGTTATTAAATCTCTTG GTGCTGATCTGAAGAAGATTAAGGACTGTATTGGGGACCCCCATGCAGATGTTGAAAATCCTGTTCTTAAGGCTGAGCAGGAGGCACAG ATTGGCAAAGGTACTCGTGGTGATGTGACTATACTGCCTACTCTTGTTATAAACAACAGACAGTATAGAG GTAAGTTGTCAAGACCCGCTGTTCTCAAGGCAATCTGTGCAGGTTTCCTAGAGACCACTGAACCATCCGTTTGCTTAACTCCAg AAATGGAAACAGATGAGTGTTTGGTAAACAATGGTGGTTGTTGGAAGGAAAAATCCTCTAACATTACTGCTTGCCGG GACACTTTCCGAGGAAGAGTATGTGAATGCCCGGTTGTACAAAATGTGAAATTTGTTGGAGATGGATATACCCACTGTGAAG CATCTGGAACCTTGAGCTGTGACTTCAACAACGGTGGTTGTTGGAAGGGATCTCAAGGTGGCAGGGCTTACACGGCTTGTCTG GATGACTACAGAAAAGGTTGTACATGTCCTCCTGGGTTCAAAGGAGATGGAGTCCAGTCATGTGAAG ATATTGACGAGTGCCAAGAGAAAACAGCCTGCCAATGCCCAGGTTGCAAATGCAAAAACACCTGGGGAAGTTATGAATGCAAATGTGGTAGTGGTTTGTTCTACTCACGAGAAAATGACACATGTCTAG GTGCATATTCTGCTACAGGGGTGAGCATATGGATGATTATCCTCATCGTGGTTGTTGCTGTTTCTGGAGGATATGCATTTTACAAGTACAGAATCCAG AGATATATGGATTCAGAAATACGGGCAATTATGGCACAATACATGCCTTTGGATAATCAACCTGAGGAATCTAATCAAGTTCATCATAATATCTAA